One segment of Sphingomonas qomolangmaensis DNA contains the following:
- a CDS encoding polyprenyl synthetase family protein, giving the protein MTATVHRLAGRPAPSLDPMIGITAHDMNRVNAVIIDRMQSDIPLIPELAGHLIAGGGKRLRPMLTLASAAVLDYAGTRHHRLAAAVEFIHTATLLHDDVVDGSDLRRGRRTANVIWGNPASVLVGDFLFSRSFELMVEDGSLKVLKILSNASAVIAEGEVNQLTAARRIEIGEERYLEIIGAKTAALFAAACRIAAVVAERPEREEMALDAYGRNLGIAFQLVDDAIDYVSDAGTMGKDAGDDFREGKMTLPVILAHARGDTETRKFWKDAVEGRRNGDAEFERAIELVRETRAVDDTLARARHYGQRAVDALGMFPASSAKDAMVEAVEFAVARAY; this is encoded by the coding sequence ATGACTGCAACCGTGCATCGCCTCGCCGGCCGCCCCGCCCCGTCGCTCGATCCAATGATCGGCATCACCGCGCATGACATGAACCGCGTCAACGCGGTCATCATCGATCGCATGCAATCGGATATCCCGCTGATCCCCGAGCTTGCCGGGCATCTGATCGCCGGCGGCGGCAAACGGCTGCGGCCAATGCTGACGCTCGCGAGCGCCGCGGTGCTCGATTATGCCGGCACCCGGCATCACCGCCTCGCCGCCGCGGTCGAGTTCATCCACACCGCGACCCTGCTCCACGACGATGTCGTCGATGGCTCGGACCTGCGCCGCGGCCGCCGCACCGCCAACGTCATCTGGGGTAACCCGGCGAGCGTCCTGGTCGGCGATTTCCTCTTCAGCCGCTCGTTCGAGCTGATGGTCGAAGATGGCAGCCTCAAGGTCCTCAAGATCCTCTCGAACGCATCGGCGGTGATCGCCGAGGGCGAGGTCAACCAGCTCACCGCCGCGCGCCGGATCGAAATCGGCGAGGAACGCTATCTCGAGATCATCGGCGCCAAGACTGCCGCCTTGTTCGCCGCCGCCTGCCGGATCGCCGCGGTCGTCGCCGAACGCCCCGAGCGCGAGGAAATGGCGCTCGACGCCTATGGCCGCAATCTCGGCATCGCCTTCCAGCTCGTCGACGACGCGATCGATTATGTCTCCGACGCAGGCACGATGGGCAAGGACGCCGGCGACGATTTCCGCGAGGGCAAGATGACGCTCCCGGTCATCCTCGCGCATGCCCGCGGCGACACCGAAACGCGCAAATTCTGGAAGGACGCGGTCGAGGGGCGTCGCAACGGCGATGCCGAATTCGAACGCGCGATCGAACTCGTCCGCGAAACCCGCGCGGTCGACGACACCCTCGCCCGCGCCCGCCACTACGGCCAGCGCGCGGTTGACGCCCTCGGCATGTTCCCCGCCAGCTCGGCAAAGGACGCGATGGTAGAAGCCGTCGAATTCGCGGTCGCCCGAGCCTACTAA